One window of the Carnobacterium maltaromaticum DSM 20342 genome contains the following:
- the lepB gene encoding signal peptidase I → MKKFLANNKYFILVLVCIVLVRIFWITGVRVSGESMEPTFHNNNRVFINKLSKLERFDVVVLDAPDAESKEYIKRIIGMPGDDVRFEDNQLYINDKPVAEPFLKGTNIVTEGFQLKEKVPANSYFVMGDNRGNSNDSRFFGFVSEDEMQGEVFFRYWPVTQLKGF, encoded by the coding sequence GTGAAGAAATTTTTAGCAAATAATAAATATTTTATTTTAGTTCTAGTCTGTATTGTATTAGTTCGTATTTTTTGGATTACTGGGGTCCGTGTTTCAGGTGAGTCAATGGAGCCAACGTTCCATAATAATAATCGCGTATTTATTAATAAACTAAGTAAACTTGAACGATTTGATGTGGTGGTATTAGATGCTCCAGATGCAGAATCAAAAGAATACATCAAGCGAATTATCGGAATGCCTGGCGATGATGTTCGTTTTGAAGACAATCAACTCTATATTAATGATAAGCCTGTTGCAGAGCCTTTTTTAAAGGGCACGAATATTGTCACTGAAGGATTTCAACTAAAAGAAAAAGTTCCAGCAAATTCTTATTTTGTGATGGGTGACAATCGTGGGAATTCTAATGATAGCCGCTTTTTTGGTTTTGTTAGTGAAGATGAAATGCAAGGTGAAGTTTTCTTTAGATATTGGCCAGTCACGCAATTGAAAGGTTTTTAG
- a CDS encoding SprT family protein — protein sequence MEQKVLQQLVEQISLEFFDRPFKHQATFNLRLRTTGGRYHLRSHDLDFNLQVLETFGMSEFIGVIKHELCHYHLHLANRGYQHKDADFKRLLKKVGGSRFVQSLRQPDKKKKLWVYCCQNCQKNVYRQRRFDTKKYVCGGCQGKLILLEKRIEV from the coding sequence ATGGAGCAAAAGGTGTTACAGCAATTAGTTGAACAGATTTCATTAGAATTTTTTGATAGGCCTTTTAAACATCAAGCAACATTTAATCTACGTTTAAGGACAACAGGTGGTCGTTATCATTTAAGGAGTCATGATTTAGATTTTAATTTGCAAGTGTTAGAGACTTTTGGTATGTCGGAGTTTATCGGTGTAATTAAGCATGAACTGTGTCATTATCATTTGCACTTGGCTAATCGCGGTTACCAGCATAAGGATGCTGATTTTAAAAGACTATTGAAAAAAGTGGGTGGTAGTCGATTTGTTCAATCGCTTCGTCAACCTGATAAGAAGAAAAAATTGTGGGTGTATTGCTGTCAAAATTGTCAAAAAAATGTATATCGACAACGACGTTTTGATACAAAAAAGTATGTTTGTGGTGGCTGTCAAGGTAAATTAATTTTGCTGGAAAAACGGATTGAAGTTTAA
- a CDS encoding GyrI-like domain-containing protein, with amino-acid sequence MNVRIEERPTFKVVGVKEEISLKDGANLWEIPKFWERVNLDGTANKISDLSHGELGGLVGICTNMRDQRMDYWIGVATTEATPLEFEEVVIEAQIWAVFEVVGPLPTAIQAAWKFVFSEWLPHSDYFHAEGPEVEWYSIGNPTAENYVSEIWIPIMMKEATN; translated from the coding sequence GTGAATGTTCGAATTGAGGAACGTCCAACATTTAAAGTAGTAGGAGTTAAAGAAGAAATTAGTTTGAAAGATGGAGCAAATTTGTGGGAAATTCCTAAGTTTTGGGAACGAGTGAATCTAGATGGAACAGCTAATAAAATCAGTGATTTAAGCCATGGCGAACTCGGTGGCTTAGTAGGAATTTGTACAAATATGAGGGACCAAAGGATGGATTATTGGATTGGGGTTGCAACAACAGAAGCGACTCCCTTAGAATTTGAAGAAGTCGTGATTGAGGCTCAAATTTGGGCAGTTTTTGAAGTTGTCGGTCCTTTGCCAACGGCGATTCAAGCAGCTTGGAAGTTTGTTTTTTCAGAGTGGTTGCCACATTCAGATTATTTTCATGCAGAAGGACCAGAAGTTGAATGGTATTCAATAGGAAATCCAACTGCAGAAAACTATGTAAGTGAAATTTGGATTCCAATTATGATGAAAGAGGCTACTAATTAA
- a CDS encoding Tex family protein, with the protein MAENNDATILQLLKKELKIYSDKQLKTVLDLLAEGNTVPFIARYRKEMTGTLDEVQIREIEDRYTYLQNLEKRKGEVLRIIEEQGKLTPELQKSIETADKMQLVEDLYRPYKQKRRTKATIAKEKGLEPLAKWLLTFPMNVDVEKEAQNYLDAEKEVTTVEEALAGAHEILAESISDEPKYRIWIREFTMRNGIVTSAVKDAEKDEKGVYEMYYEFSEPVAKLVSHRILALNRGEKEDILKVSVLVDEERIGKYFARELIKNEDSPATPYIVGAYEDSYKRFIGPAIEREIRGELTEKADEQAINIFGENLRNLLLQAPLKGKMVLGLDPAYRTGCKLAVIDPTGKVTDIDVIYPHKPAGASARSEAATKFKKIVKDFGIEMIAIGNGTASRESEQFVVDNLKEIDQEVYYVIVNEAGASVYSASDLARKEFPDLQVEQRSAVSIARRLQDPLAELVKIDPKAVGVGQYQHDVSQKRLEERLEFVVETAVNQVGVNVNTASAPLLQHVAGLNKTTATNVVAYRDENGRFESRAALKKVPRLGPKAYEQAVGFMRIVDGKNILDNTGIHPETYKEAKEILAMAELDLKDVGSTTAKEALAKLNFQQVADQTGLGKETVKDMIEALSRPGRDLRDELPAPLLRKDVLTMEDLKAGMELQGTVRNVVDFGAFVDIGVKQDGMVHISKLSNGYVKHPTDVVAVGDVVTVWVDSIDLKKGRIALTMLNQEQK; encoded by the coding sequence ATGGCTGAAAATAATGATGCAACAATTTTACAACTATTAAAGAAAGAATTAAAAATTTATAGTGATAAACAATTAAAAACCGTTTTAGACTTGTTAGCGGAAGGGAACACAGTCCCTTTTATTGCGCGTTATCGAAAAGAAATGACGGGAACCTTGGATGAAGTCCAAATTCGTGAGATTGAAGATCGCTATACGTATTTACAAAATTTAGAAAAACGTAAAGGCGAAGTATTACGCATTATTGAAGAGCAAGGTAAATTAACTCCTGAGTTGCAAAAATCGATTGAAACAGCGGATAAAATGCAGTTGGTGGAAGATTTATATCGTCCATACAAACAAAAACGCCGTACAAAAGCGACGATTGCTAAAGAAAAAGGGCTAGAACCGTTGGCGAAATGGTTGCTGACTTTTCCAATGAATGTTGATGTGGAAAAAGAAGCGCAAAACTATTTAGATGCTGAAAAAGAAGTTACAACAGTAGAAGAAGCTTTGGCTGGCGCTCATGAAATTTTAGCAGAAAGTATAAGTGATGAGCCTAAGTATCGGATTTGGATTAGAGAATTTACGATGCGAAATGGCATTGTGACGAGTGCAGTTAAAGATGCCGAAAAAGATGAAAAAGGCGTTTATGAAATGTACTATGAGTTTAGTGAACCTGTTGCCAAGCTAGTTTCTCATCGTATTCTAGCTCTAAATCGTGGTGAAAAAGAAGATATCTTGAAAGTGTCTGTTTTAGTGGATGAAGAAAGAATCGGTAAATACTTTGCACGAGAGCTAATCAAAAATGAAGATTCACCAGCAACACCGTATATTGTGGGAGCTTATGAAGATAGTTATAAACGTTTTATCGGCCCAGCAATTGAACGTGAAATCCGTGGCGAATTAACAGAAAAAGCAGATGAACAAGCAATCAATATCTTTGGCGAGAATTTGCGTAATCTGTTATTACAAGCCCCTTTAAAAGGGAAAATGGTCTTGGGATTAGATCCAGCTTACCGTACAGGGTGTAAGTTAGCAGTTATAGACCCAACAGGAAAAGTCACTGATATTGATGTGATTTACCCCCATAAACCTGCTGGAGCTAGTGCGCGCAGTGAAGCAGCAACGAAGTTTAAAAAAATTGTTAAAGATTTTGGGATTGAAATGATCGCGATTGGAAACGGTACAGCTAGTCGTGAATCTGAGCAATTTGTTGTGGATAATTTAAAAGAAATTGATCAAGAAGTTTATTATGTGATTGTGAACGAGGCTGGCGCCTCTGTTTATTCTGCTAGTGATTTAGCTCGTAAAGAGTTTCCTGATTTGCAGGTTGAGCAAAGAAGTGCTGTAAGTATCGCTCGTCGTTTGCAAGATCCGTTAGCTGAATTAGTTAAAATTGATCCAAAGGCAGTTGGAGTTGGTCAATATCAACATGATGTTTCACAAAAACGACTAGAAGAACGTTTAGAGTTTGTTGTGGAAACAGCGGTTAACCAAGTTGGCGTTAATGTTAATACAGCTAGTGCGCCTTTGTTGCAACATGTAGCAGGCTTAAATAAAACAACTGCAACGAATGTTGTAGCTTATCGAGATGAAAATGGTCGTTTTGAAAGTCGGGCAGCGTTGAAAAAAGTTCCTCGTCTAGGACCTAAAGCATACGAGCAAGCGGTTGGATTTATGCGAATTGTAGATGGGAAAAATATTTTAGATAATACTGGAATTCATCCAGAAACGTATAAAGAGGCAAAAGAAATTCTAGCAATGGCAGAGTTGGATTTAAAAGATGTCGGAAGTACTACGGCTAAAGAGGCTTTAGCTAAATTGAATTTCCAACAAGTTGCAGACCAAACTGGCTTAGGGAAAGAAACCGTTAAAGATATGATTGAAGCTTTATCTAGACCAGGGCGCGATTTGCGTGATGAATTACCAGCTCCATTATTGCGCAAAGATGTTTTAACAATGGAAGACTTAAAAGCCGGTATGGAATTACAAGGTACGGTTCGAAATGTCGTCGATTTTGGTGCATTTGTGGATATTGGTGTGAAGCAAGATGGTATGGTGCATATTTCTAAATTAAGCAATGGCTATGTGAAACATCCAACTGATGTCGTAGCTGTTGGAGATGTTGTAACAGTGTGGGTGGATTCAATTGATCTGAAAAAAGGTCGAATTGCCTTAACAATGTTAAATCAAGAACAAAAATAA
- a CDS encoding cation:proton antiporter, which translates to MAFLGSLCLILVFTKFAGHFCNRIGVPAVIGELLVGIILGPALLGWIQPDEFIHYFSEIGVVILMFIAGLESDLNLLKKYWKPALSVALLGIIFPATFGFLTGSLFQLGFQSSVFLGVLFSATSVSISVQVLKDLKKVDTKEGATILGAAVVDDIVVVILLGILVSLFHTNGGTDEPLGESLIRKVIFFIVVFALSKWIVPTLMKISSKLLMIESVVTMALIICLSFSYFADLMGMGSIIGAFFAGIALSQTKYKHTIEEKIEPIGYAVFIPVFFVSIGLNMDFSGIGKQWLFILVLTAIAVLTKLVGGAIGAKITGFNWKSAAVIGAGMVSRGEMALIIGKIGLESNLLSETYYSSVIVVVIATTVIAPFLLKYTIVKQDESLRL; encoded by the coding sequence ATGGCTTTTTTAGGTTCGTTGTGTTTGATATTAGTTTTCACTAAATTTGCTGGACATTTTTGTAATCGGATTGGCGTCCCAGCGGTAATAGGAGAACTCTTAGTTGGTATTATTCTTGGTCCAGCATTATTAGGTTGGATTCAACCAGATGAATTTATTCATTATTTTTCAGAAATAGGTGTGGTCATCTTAATGTTTATTGCTGGTCTGGAAAGTGATTTGAATTTACTGAAAAAATATTGGAAACCAGCTTTATCAGTAGCTTTATTAGGTATTATTTTCCCAGCTACTTTTGGTTTTCTGACTGGGAGTTTATTTCAGTTAGGTTTTCAAAGTTCGGTTTTTTTAGGCGTTCTATTCAGTGCAACGTCAGTTAGTATTTCAGTTCAAGTGTTAAAAGATTTGAAAAAAGTTGATACAAAAGAAGGCGCAACAATTTTAGGTGCAGCAGTTGTTGATGATATTGTTGTCGTAATTTTACTAGGAATTTTAGTGAGTCTCTTCCATACAAATGGTGGAACTGATGAACCTTTAGGGGAAAGTTTAATCCGAAAAGTAATCTTTTTCATAGTTGTATTTGCACTATCTAAGTGGATAGTCCCAACCTTAATGAAGATTTCAAGTAAATTATTGATGATTGAGTCAGTAGTGACAATGGCGTTAATTATTTGTTTATCTTTCTCTTATTTCGCCGACTTGATGGGAATGGGCAGTATCATTGGTGCCTTTTTTGCAGGAATTGCGTTATCTCAAACGAAATATAAACATACAATTGAAGAGAAAATTGAACCGATCGGCTATGCAGTATTCATTCCAGTCTTTTTCGTGAGTATTGGATTGAATATGGATTTCAGCGGTATTGGCAAACAATGGCTATTTATTTTAGTATTGACGGCTATTGCTGTATTAACTAAATTGGTTGGTGGAGCAATTGGTGCTAAAATAACTGGCTTTAATTGGAAGTCTGCTGCAGTCATTGGTGCTGGAATGGTATCACGAGGTGAAATGGCTTTGATTATTGGCAAAATAGGCTTAGAATCTAATTTGTTATCAGAAACCTATTATTCTTCCGTAATTGTTGTAGTGATAGCAACTACGGTGATTGCCCCATTCTTACTGAAATATACGATTGTTAAGCAAGATGAAAGTTTACGATTGTAA
- a CDS encoding metallophosphoesterase: MKKEVFAIGDIHGQIQLFEKMLTNWNPEKQQLVLIGDLGDRGENPKACFLLGKKLVEEHGAIYLKGNHEDLLLRFLENPEERYENYCLNGGMRTLESLLHPGLNGDYSPTEMSMMVKSHYPDLIAFLENLPLYFEWEDYLFVHAGVDLSKKEWRNTSDHDFMWIREPFHIAPNKTGKIIVFGHTITPSLNGDNVTTDLWIKDHKIGIDGGAVYGGVLHGVLFSSDKLEEDIILENTGYVWDGLV, translated from the coding sequence ATGAAAAAAGAAGTGTTTGCGATTGGAGATATCCATGGGCAAATTCAATTATTTGAAAAAATGCTGACTAATTGGAATCCTGAAAAACAACAATTAGTTTTAATTGGTGACTTAGGGGACCGTGGTGAAAATCCAAAAGCGTGCTTTTTATTAGGAAAAAAATTAGTTGAAGAACATGGGGCAATTTACTTAAAAGGGAATCATGAAGACTTATTGTTACGTTTTTTGGAAAATCCTGAGGAAAGATATGAAAACTATTGCTTAAATGGTGGGATGCGAACACTAGAAAGTCTACTACATCCTGGGCTAAATGGGGATTATTCTCCAACTGAAATGAGTATGATGGTCAAAAGTCATTATCCCGATTTAATTGCATTTTTAGAAAATTTACCCTTGTATTTTGAATGGGAGGACTATTTATTTGTTCATGCTGGAGTAGATTTGTCTAAGAAAGAGTGGCGAAATACGAGCGATCATGATTTTATGTGGATTCGCGAACCCTTCCATATAGCACCAAATAAAACGGGAAAAATAATTGTATTCGGCCATACGATTACACCATCTTTAAACGGGGATAATGTTACAACGGATTTGTGGATAAAAGATCACAAAATAGGGATTGATGGTGGAGCCGTTTATGGCGGTGTTTTACATGGTGTTTTATTTAGTTCAGATAAGTTAGAAGAAGATATCATTCTTGAAAATACTGGTTACGTTTGGGATGGATTAGTCTAA
- a CDS encoding efflux RND transporter periplasmic adaptor subunit: protein MNWKKIIGWLIALAALGFIGFSVFGPKEKAKAPTVETTTVKEENIVETLSTTGTLQPNATQNGFGTGLVSEVNFAVGDKVAKDDVIVRYLDGTTITATIDGTITALNVKKDQVDLNTQTGQPSVTIDDLGNLKVAILLSKSDANLVKVDQPVTLTSGNTTYTGKVSALDPVATTTTGATGATTALGGTITFDTPPTGLFAGFEIDADITTNTAENALTMPIETLVYDKENKPYVYIVKNDKAKKVEIETGIQSDTKVQIIKGLEKGQKVIISPADSLKNGTAVTVK, encoded by the coding sequence ATGAACTGGAAAAAAATAATTGGGTGGTTAATTGCTCTTGCTGCCTTAGGATTTATTGGATTTAGTGTTTTTGGACCAAAAGAGAAAGCAAAAGCACCGACAGTAGAAACCACCACTGTCAAAGAGGAAAACATTGTTGAAACACTTTCGACAACTGGAACTTTACAACCCAATGCCACACAAAATGGCTTCGGAACTGGTTTAGTTAGTGAAGTTAATTTTGCCGTTGGCGATAAAGTTGCAAAAGATGATGTCATTGTTCGTTACCTTGATGGAACCACAATCACAGCAACAATTGACGGGACGATTACAGCCTTAAATGTAAAAAAAGATCAAGTTGATTTAAATACTCAAACTGGACAGCCAAGTGTCACAATTGATGATTTAGGCAATTTAAAAGTAGCTATTTTATTATCAAAATCTGATGCTAACTTAGTCAAAGTTGACCAACCAGTAACTCTTACTAGTGGAAATACAACTTATACTGGGAAAGTTAGTGCACTAGATCCAGTTGCAACCACAACCACTGGCGCAACAGGAGCAACAACAGCATTAGGTGGAACCATTACCTTCGATACTCCGCCAACAGGTTTATTTGCTGGATTTGAGATCGATGCTGATATTACAACAAATACTGCTGAAAATGCCTTAACAATGCCTATTGAAACGTTGGTATATGATAAAGAAAATAAACCTTACGTCTACATTGTTAAAAATGATAAAGCTAAAAAAGTTGAAATTGAAACAGGTATTCAATCCGATACTAAAGTTCAAATTATTAAAGGCTTAGAAAAAGGCCAAAAAGTCATTATTTCTCCTGCAGATAGTTTGAAAAATGGCACAGCCGTCACCGTAAAATAG
- a CDS encoding ABC transporter ATP-binding protein, producing MIDLKDIVKIYRTGGEELVALKEISLHIAEGEFTSIMGPSGSGKSTMMNILGLLDRFDSGTYILNGQNVTGLSDNESAHVRNKEIGFVFQSFNLMPRMTILENVELPMVYAGIPAKERKERALKALDRVGLSDRVKHRPNEISGGQKQRVAIARAIVNTPAVLMADEPTGNLDSKTTLEIMRIFQELNAEGTTIVMVTHEPEVAAYTKRIVSFRDGEIQDDQPQINQKLV from the coding sequence ATGATTGATTTAAAAGATATTGTTAAAATCTATCGTACCGGTGGCGAAGAACTTGTTGCACTAAAAGAAATCTCTTTGCATATTGCGGAAGGCGAATTCACTTCTATTATGGGACCAAGTGGTTCAGGTAAATCGACGATGATGAACATTCTTGGTTTATTAGACCGCTTTGATAGTGGTACCTATATTTTAAATGGCCAAAACGTAACTGGTTTAAGCGACAATGAAAGTGCTCATGTTAGAAATAAAGAAATTGGCTTTGTTTTCCAATCTTTTAATCTAATGCCACGTATGACGATTTTAGAAAATGTAGAATTACCAATGGTTTATGCTGGAATTCCAGCTAAAGAACGCAAAGAAAGAGCACTGAAAGCTTTAGATCGAGTTGGCTTAAGTGATCGGGTTAAGCATCGTCCAAATGAAATTTCTGGTGGTCAAAAACAACGGGTTGCGATTGCTCGTGCGATTGTAAATACTCCAGCTGTTTTAATGGCTGACGAACCAACAGGAAACTTAGATTCTAAAACAACTCTAGAAATTATGCGTATTTTCCAAGAGTTGAATGCTGAAGGAACAACAATCGTAATGGTTACCCATGAGCCCGAAGTAGCTGCCTACACAAAACGAATTGTCTCCTTTAGAGATGGTGAAATTCAAGATGATCAGCCCCAAATAAATCAAAAACTAGTCTAA
- a CDS encoding ABC transporter permease produces the protein MNIKENFKMALDSIFANKMRSFLTMLGIIIGIASVIAILAVGNGATSEITGTFDDLGASTISLSVDNKATKGDYLTNADIQALKNGIPKIERISPDKNLTGTLSTGDENRMAIAFGGTPDIQYVNQAMDKTIVYGRFFNQNEYQDSKNVTVISEDTAAALFNGRKDVVGETVNLTTQGGTNLSLKVIGVVKGTFSKMQGSFDTSSMPVYLAMPITTMAKLDSSATNFTSLTIQVADKNDIESVSKQMVRLLETRHDAVGKDLYTATNFLQALDQVNNVLGLFINFIAAVAGIALLVGGIGVMNIMLVSVTERTREIGTRKALGATTNTILFQFLMESVILSLIGGIIGLILGILLANGVAGVLNIVPRITPGAILLVLLFSSAVGVFFGIYPARKAAKLDPIEALRYE, from the coding sequence ATGAATATCAAAGAAAATTTTAAAATGGCTTTGGATAGCATTTTTGCCAATAAAATGCGCTCCTTTCTAACGATGCTAGGAATTATTATTGGGATTGCTTCGGTAATTGCCATCTTAGCTGTCGGAAATGGAGCAACAAGTGAAATTACAGGAACCTTTGATGATTTAGGTGCTTCAACTATTTCATTAAGTGTTGATAACAAAGCAACAAAAGGTGACTACTTAACAAATGCTGATATTCAAGCATTGAAAAATGGAATCCCTAAAATAGAACGGATTTCACCTGATAAAAATCTAACGGGAACCTTGAGTACAGGTGATGAAAATCGAATGGCCATTGCCTTTGGTGGAACTCCCGATATACAATATGTCAACCAGGCTATGGATAAAACAATTGTATATGGTCGTTTCTTTAATCAAAACGAATACCAAGATAGTAAAAATGTTACTGTAATTAGTGAAGATACCGCTGCGGCTCTCTTCAATGGACGCAAAGATGTTGTAGGGGAAACAGTCAACTTAACCACTCAAGGCGGAACAAATCTCAGCTTGAAGGTTATCGGTGTTGTCAAAGGAACTTTCAGTAAAATGCAAGGCTCTTTCGATACTTCTAGCATGCCTGTTTACTTGGCTATGCCAATTACAACTATGGCAAAATTAGATTCTTCAGCAACTAATTTTACAAGTTTAACAATTCAAGTTGCAGATAAAAACGATATTGAATCTGTCTCTAAACAAATGGTTCGTTTACTAGAAACACGCCATGACGCCGTTGGAAAAGACTTATATACAGCTACTAACTTCTTACAAGCACTAGACCAAGTCAATAATGTCTTAGGACTATTTATTAACTTTATCGCTGCTGTTGCTGGTATAGCACTATTAGTCGGTGGAATTGGTGTTATGAATATCATGCTTGTTTCTGTTACAGAACGAACTAGGGAAATTGGAACCCGTAAAGCTCTTGGAGCAACAACTAATACTATTCTTTTCCAATTTCTAATGGAATCAGTTATTCTTTCCTTAATAGGAGGAATCATCGGATTGATTTTAGGTATTCTATTAGCCAATGGTGTTGCTGGAGTATTAAATATTGTCCCAAGGATTACACCAGGTGCCATTTTACTAGTCTTACTCTTCTCAAGTGCTGTCGGTGTATTCTTCGGAATTTACCCAGCTAGAAAAGCTGCTAAACTAGATCCAATCGAAGCTTTACGTTATGAATAA
- a CDS encoding ABC transporter has translation MKFLYSIIGTMKADVIILFRYRKSIISDIITFLALYLGIIIFNDASNFSDFYNVQISDGPILLLIGYIFWTVSNIALSYSSSIIVGDAKSGMLEVKLQGIIPYPVLSFFSVLVSIIESIIVLFFACLISLVIGYIEFTHIPFILLSIVLTIPSIIGMYGVGLILAGFALKEKSIGQFVSIVSAILLFLSNTLILNLPNYIYIIPFTSGIDISRNLFSIGVFDSYLFIIYICVCSLWLVVGILIFNILLKKERTQGSFDSF, from the coding sequence ATGAAGTTTCTTTATTCAATTATTGGAACCATGAAAGCAGATGTCATAATTTTATTTCGATACCGAAAAAGTATTATATCAGACATTATTACATTTTTGGCATTGTACCTTGGTATAATAATATTTAATGATGCTTCCAATTTTTCTGATTTCTATAACGTTCAAATTAGTGACGGACCTATATTATTACTCATTGGGTACATTTTTTGGACTGTTTCCAATATAGCCCTCAGCTATTCATCATCAATAATAGTTGGTGATGCTAAATCTGGTATGCTAGAGGTAAAATTACAGGGAATTATTCCTTATCCTGTACTTTCATTTTTTTCTGTTTTAGTTTCTATAATAGAAAGTATTATTGTATTGTTTTTTGCTTGCCTAATCTCATTAGTCATTGGATATATAGAATTTACACATATTCCATTTATTCTTCTTTCAATAGTACTCACAATACCGTCTATCATCGGAATGTACGGTGTTGGGTTAATTCTTGCAGGCTTTGCTTTAAAAGAAAAAAGCATCGGACAATTTGTATCGATTGTTTCTGCAATTTTACTGTTTTTATCAAATACACTTATATTAAATTTACCTAATTATATCTATATAATACCTTTTACTTCAGGGATTGATATAAGTAGAAATTTATTTTCAATAGGGGTATTTGATAGCTATCTATTTATTATTTATATCTGTGTATGTTCATTATGGCTAGTAGTAGGTATATTAATATTTAATATACTTTTGAAAAAAGAAAGAACACAAGGTAGTTTTGATAGCTTTTAG
- a CDS encoding ABC transporter ATP-binding protein, whose translation MKLNIINLTKSFRKNIFFYQQNLMIDFDNQLIAFITGENGTGKSTLMKIISGILMVDSGEFQIESNVNYFKWSKENCYYMPATERGMTYKLTGRENIYYLCSLKGSKKEVITNRLKYYATLFDATEILDKRVEELSTGQKRKIHLLSAFCSNCKVLLLDEPSVGLDTYNLGLLEDILIKINNEKKQKIILVSHDQDIKKKLMGEEIYVNKSKTIIMKGEGNL comes from the coding sequence ATGAAACTAAATATTATTAACTTAACAAAAAGTTTTAGGAAAAATATATTTTTTTATCAACAAAATTTAATGATTGATTTTGATAATCAGCTTATTGCATTTATTACCGGAGAAAATGGTACAGGAAAATCTACCTTAATGAAAATAATTTCTGGAATATTAATGGTAGATTCTGGTGAATTTCAAATTGAGAGTAATGTCAATTATTTTAAGTGGAGTAAAGAAAATTGCTATTACATGCCTGCAACAGAAAGAGGGATGACCTACAAATTGACAGGTAGAGAAAATATTTATTATCTATGTTCATTAAAAGGTTCTAAAAAAGAAGTGATTACAAATAGACTAAAATATTATGCTACTTTGTTTGATGCAACAGAAATTTTAGATAAAAGAGTAGAGGAATTATCTACCGGCCAAAAAAGGAAAATTCATTTATTATCAGCCTTTTGTTCAAATTGTAAAGTACTCCTTCTGGATGAACCTTCAGTTGGATTGGACACATACAATTTAGGCCTGTTAGAAGATATTTTAATTAAAATAAATAATGAAAAAAAACAGAAAATTATTCTGGTTTCACATGATCAAGACATCAAAAAAAAATTAATGGGAGAAGAAATATATGTTAACAAAAGCAAAACTATTATAATGAAAGGAGAAGGAAATTTATGA